The DNA segment GGCAGGCGCGGCAGCATGCACGAGCCTCCCAGGGACGGCAACGCTCGCGCGCTCAGCCGAGGCGCGTGCCGCCCGGTGACTAGCTCGCCTGCCGCTGAGGCGCGCTCTCGTCCCACCGGTTCATGATGGTGTTCGACGGAAGCGTCTCGTCCACCAGCTTCCTTGCCGCCTCCCCGCCCACCACCGGCAGCCCCTGCGGATCCAACAGGCCGATCTGCACCAGCACCGACGCCTGATCCCAGTAGATGTGCTCGTGGCAGAGCTTGTCGCCGCGGAAGTTCACGATGGCCACCAGCGGCACCTCCACGTACTTCCCCGTGGGTGCGATGCCCGGGAGCATCCAGTCCATCTCCACGTCGTGCGTGAAGCAGAACAGGACCTCATCCACCAGCCGGTCCGCGCCAAGCGTGCGCGACATGGGGATCATCTTCGTGTCCTTGGGATTCTTGTGCACGAAGTGGTTCGCGTAGAAGCGCCGCAGGTGGTTGTAGCCCACGCCGCCGGTCATCACCGGGATGCTGTTGACGTACGGGTGCGCCACCATGGTGGCCATCGTCGCGTCCGCGTCCCGCGTGCCGAACTCGAACTCGCAGTGCTTCTCCCAGAGCATCCCCAGGTCGTAGTTCGGCCCCATCACCCGGTGGAACAGCGCGATGGAGCGCGAGTGCGCCATCATCTCCGCCGGGCGGTCATAGGCCGCGGTGCCGTGGCGATGAAAGCCGTGGCGCACGTTCGGATACACATACAGCTCGACGGGCGAGTCCTTGCCCACGCGATCCTTCACGCGCGCCACCGCGGTGGGCGGCACGAAGCCATCCTTCTCCGCGAAGTGCAGCACCATGGGCGCGCTCCCAGGTCCCGCCTCCGCCAACACGTCGTCCAGCCCGATGCCGCAATAGGCCACCGCGCAGTCCACCAGGCCGCTCGCCGCGACCCGACACGCCAGCGTCCCGCCCAGCCCGAAGCCGAGCAGGCCCACCTTCTTGTCTCCCTTCTGCCCCACCACCTCGGGCAGCGCCCGCGCCGCGTTCACCGTCGCCACGATGTCCGCCACGGCGGGCTCGCCTCGCCCGACCAGATCCGGCACCAGGACGACGTAGCCCTCCTCTGCGTAGAGCTCCGCCACTTGTCTCAAATGCGCGTTGCCGTCGAAGTCCTCCACCAGCAGCAACACGAGCGCGGGACCCTTGCCACTCGCGGGTCGGGTGATCCATGCCCGAAATGCGCCTCCGTCCTCGGCCGGAACTTCCAGATAGGTGTCGTTCATTGTCTCGCGCCCTCCCCGAGCGGACATTTTCACTGCGGCTGCGTCTCAACTGGAGACATCTTGGATTGTATCACCATGCGAGGCTTTGTGCTCGATTTTGGTTGTTTGATTCCCGCGAACACTTCGCGTCTGTCTTTTGTGGATGAATCAGCTCGCACTGCAATGACTGACAATGTCTCAGGGTCTGTCCTGCCCCACGCGCGAGGGCTCACGCGTGCAGCGGGCGCGCGGATCCGCGCGAGTCCCCGGCGCCCGCACCGCGCTCCGGGGGCTGGCGGGGCAGACAGACGACGAAGGAGGTCCCATCCTTCGCACTGGACGTGACGCGCAGGGCGCCGCCGTGGGCGCGGACGATGCTCCGGGCGATGAAGAGGCCCAGCCCCAAGCCCTCGCGCGCGGCGGACGTGGAGACTTCGTCGCCGCGGCGGAACGGCTCGAACACCCGCGCCTGCAGGTGCGCGGGGATCGGCTCTCCCTCATTGTGGACTTCCACGATGGCCAGCTCCGACCCGGAGACGCGCGTCGTGAGCCGCACCGGCGAATCCGGAGGGCTGTATTTGAGGGCGTTGTCCAACAGGTTGGCGACCACTTGTCCCAACCGGTCGAGGTCCCAAATGCCCGGGAGGGAGTCACGACTGAACTCGCCTTGGATGACGCGCTGTGGGTGCACTGTGCGCAGCTCGTCCACCACCTTGCGGCACAGCTCGTTGAGGTCTCCCTCGCGAGGCGACACGGGGATGCCCGTCCCCAGGCTCGCGCGGGTGGGGATGCCCGTCCCCAGGCTCGCGCGGGTGAAGTCGAGCAGCAGGTCCACGATGTGGTGGATCCGCTCGCCGCCGCGCAGCACCCGCTCGAAGGCCTTTCGCTGCGCGTCGGGCAGCGCGGCCAGCGCGAGCTGCGACTGCGCCGTGGCCAGGATGGCGGACAAGGGCGTGCGGATGTCGTGTCCCACGATTCCCACCAACTGGTGCTCCAGCTCGGTCGCGCGCGCCTGTGCCTCGGCGGCGTGGCGGCGCTCGGCCAGCTCGACATCCTGGAGGCGGAGCTGCTCGCCGCGCAGGTACAGCTCCACGAAGACGGAGACCTTGGCCCGGAGGATGTCGGGATCCACCGGCTTGAGGAGATAGTCCACGGCGCCCTGCGCGTAGCCCTGCGTGACGTAGGTGGCCTCCCGGCTGATCGCGGTGATGAAGAGGATGGGCAGGTGGCGGGTGCGCTCCC comes from the Myxococcaceae bacterium JPH2 genome and includes:
- a CDS encoding alpha/beta fold hydrolase yields the protein MSARGGRETMNDTYLEVPAEDGGAFRAWITRPASGKGPALVLLLVEDFDGNAHLRQVAELYAEEGYVVLVPDLVGRGEPAVADIVATVNAARALPEVVGQKGDKKVGLLGFGLGGTLACRVAASGLVDCAVAYCGIGLDDVLAEAGPGSAPMVLHFAEKDGFVPPTAVARVKDRVGKDSPVELYVYPNVRHGFHRHGTAAYDRPAEMMAHSRSIALFHRVMGPNYDLGMLWEKHCEFEFGTRDADATMATMVAHPYVNSIPVMTGGVGYNHLRRFYANHFVHKNPKDTKMIPMSRTLGADRLVDEVLFCFTHDVEMDWMLPGIAPTGKYVEVPLVAIVNFRGDKLCHEHIYWDQASVLVQIGLLDPQGLPVVGGEAARKLVDETLPSNTIMNRWDESAPQRQAS
- a CDS encoding response regulator yields the protein MRPTSSPPPSSPESPRQAEGSRQAEGSRQAGLARVLVVDDVRANLTAMEATLEPLGQQVVSVQSGAEALKALLLDDYACVVMDVQMPGLDGLETARLIRARERTRHLPILFITAISREATYVTQGYAQGAVDYLLKPVDPDILRAKVSVFVELYLRGEQLRLQDVELAERRHAAEAQARATELEHQLVGIVGHDIRTPLSAILATAQSQLALAALPDAQRKAFERVLRGGERIHHIVDLLLDFTRASLGTGIPTRASLGTGIPVSPREGDLNELCRKVVDELRTVHPQRVIQGEFSRDSLPGIWDLDRLGQVVANLLDNALKYSPPDSPVRLTTRVSGSELAIVEVHNEGEPIPAHLQARVFEPFRRGDEVSTSAAREGLGLGLFIARSIVRAHGGALRVTSSAKDGTSFVVCLPRQPPERGAGAGDSRGSARPLHA